One Epinephelus lanceolatus isolate andai-2023 chromosome 10, ASM4190304v1, whole genome shotgun sequence genomic region harbors:
- the twist1b gene encoding twist-related protein 1b — translation MSEENLGEESGSSPVSPVDSLSNSEGELDRQPKRCGRKRRPSRKNGEDSDSPTPGKRGKKSSSSSPQSFEELQSQRVMANVRERQRTQSLNEAFAALRKIIPTLPSDKLSKIQTLKLAARYIDFLYQVLQSDELDSKMSSCSYVAHERLSYAFSVWRMEGAWSMSTSH, via the coding sequence ATGTCTGAGGAAAATCTGGGGGAAGAGTCGGGCAGCTCCCCCGTCTCTCCTGTGGACAGCCTGAGCAACAGCGAGGGGGAGCTGGACAGACAGCCGAAGAGGtgtgggaggaagaggagaccgAGCAGGAAAAACGGGGAGGACTCAGATAGCCCGACCCCTGGGAAAAGAGGGAAGaagtccagcagcagcagcccccaGTCTTTCGAGGAGCTCCAGTCGCAGCGGGTCATGGCCAACGTCCGGGAGCGTCAGAGAACCCAGTCTCTCAACGAGGCGTTCGCGGCTTTGCGGAAAATTATCCCCACGTTGCCCTCGGACAAACTCAGCAAAATACAGACCCTAAAACTTGCAGCCAGATACATCGACTTCCTCTACCAGGTGCTGCAGAGCGACGAGCTGGACTCCAAAATGTCAAGTTGTAGTTATGTGGCTCATGAGAGGCTGAGCTACGCCTTCTCTGTATGGAGGATGGAGGGCGCTTGGTCCATGTCAACATCTCACTAA